One window from the genome of Bufo bufo chromosome 4, aBufBuf1.1, whole genome shotgun sequence encodes:
- the DDX1 gene encoding ATP-dependent RNA helicase DDX1, producing the protein MAAFSEMGVMPEIAQAVEEMDWLLPTDIQAESIPLILGGGDVLMAAETGSGKTGAFSIPVIQIVYETLKDQQEGKKGKAAIKTGSSVLNKWQMNPYDRGSAFAIGPDGFCCQSREMKEWHGCRSTRGVSKGKYYYEVSCHDQGLCRVGWSTPQASLDLGTDKFGFGFGGTGKKSHNKQFDNYGEEFTMHDTIGCYLDIDGGCVKFSKNGKDLGLAFDIPSHLKNQPFFASCVLKNAELKFSFGEEEFKFPPKDGFVALCKAPDGHVVKSQSSGSAQVSQAKNVPNAPKALIIEPSRELAEQTLNNVKQFKKYVDNPKLRELLIIGGVAAKDQLSMLENGVDIVVGTPGRVDDLISTGKLNLSQVRFLVLDEADGLLSQGYSDFINRIHQQIPQVTSDGKRLQVIVCSATLHSFDVKKLSEKIMHFPTWVDLKGEDSVPETVHHVVVPVNPKKDKQWERLGKNHIRTDGVHDKDNTRPGGSSAEAMSEAIKLLKGEYVLRAIKEHNMDQAIVFCRTKLDCDNLEQYFIQHGGGPDRKGHQFSCVCLHSDRKPHERKQNLERFKKSDVRFLICTDVAARGIDIRGVPYVINVTLPDEKQNYVHRIGRVGRAERMGLAVSLVASEKEKVWYHVCSSRGKGCYNTRLKEEGGCTIWYNEMQLLSEIEEHLTCTISQVECDMKVPLDEFDGKVTYGQRRATGGGSYKGHVDILAPTVQELASLEKEAQTSFLHMGYLQNQLFRTF; encoded by the exons AAATGGGCGTGATGCCGGAGATCGCTCAGGCCGTGGAGGAGATGGATTGGCT CCTTCCCACTGACATCCAGGCGGAGTCCATACCCCTGATTCTGGGCGGAGGCGACGTGCTGATG gctGCAGAGACCGGAAGTGGGAAAACTGGG GCTTTTAGCATACCCGTCATCCAAATTGTGTATGAAACTTTGAAGGATCAACAAGAAGGCAAAAAGGGCAAGGCCGCGATAAAGACTGGAAGCTCAG TGCTAAATAAATGGCAGATGAATCCATACGATAGAGGATCAGCATTTG CTATTGGACCAGACGGCTTTTGTTGTCAGAGCAGAGAGATGAAGGAGTGGCACGGCTGCCGGTCAACCCGAGGAGTCAGTAAAG gAAAGTATTACTACGAGGTGTCCTGCCATGACCAGGGATTGTGCAGAGTGGGTTGGTCTACTCCACAGGCCTCCTTAGATCTTG GAACCGACAAGTTTGGCTTTGGTTTCGGAGGAACAGGGAAAAAATCCCATAACAAGCAGTTTGATAATTATGGCGAG GAATTTACAATGCATGACACAATTGGATGTTATCTGGACATAGACGGCGGGTGTGTGAAGTTCTCTAAAAACG GCAAGGACCTTGGCCTTGCATTTGACATCCCTTCTCATTTGAAGAACCAGCCGTTCTTTGCATCATGTGTTTTGAAG AATGCTGAACTGAAGTTCAGCTTTGGAGAAGAAGAGTTTAAGTTTCCTCCTAAGGACGGGTTTGTTGCTCTATGCAAAGCCCCAGACGGCCATGTGGTGAAATCACAAAGCAGCG GAAGCGCACAGGTGTCACAAGCCAAGAACGTTCCCAATGCCCCCAAAGCTCTTATCATTGAACCATCCAGAGAGCTGGCAGAACAGACTCTGAACAACGTGAAACAGTTCAAGAAATACGTGGACAATCCAAAGCTAAG GGAATTGCTCATCATTGGAGGAGTGGCTGCGAAGGATCAGCTTTCTATGCTTGAGAATGGA GTCGACATAGTGGTGGGGACTCCCGGCAGAGTAGATGACCTTATTTCAACAGGAAAACTAAATCTGTCACAAGTCCGGTTCCTGGTACTTGATGAAGCT GATGGACTGTTGTCCCAGGGATATTCCGACTTCATTAACAGAATTCACCAGCAGATCCCACAGGTCACCTCAGACGGGAAGAGATTACAG GTGATTGTCTGCTCCGCCACGCTGCATTCTTTCGATGTGAAGAAGCTGTCCGAGAAGATCATGCACTTTCCTACATGGGTGGACTTGAAAGGAGAAGATTCAGTCCCTGAAACTGTGCATCACGTCGTTGTCCCTGTCAACCCCAAGAAGGATAAGCAATGGGAGCGACTTGGCAAAAACCACATTCGA ACAGATGGTGTGCATGATAAAGATAACACTAGACCCGGGGGAAGTTCTGCAG AAGCCATGTCTGAAGCCATAAAGCTCCTGAAGGGAGAGTACGTGCTAAGAGCCATCAAGGAACATAACATGGATCAGGCCATTGTCTTCTGCCGGACTAAGCTGGACTGtgataatttggagcagtactttATACAGCATGGAGGAG gacctgacagaaaaggacatCAGTTCTCGTGTGTATGTCTTCATAGTGACAGGAAGCCGCATGAAAGAAAACAGAATCTGGAAAGATTTAAG AAAAGCGATGTTCGGTTTTTGATCTGTACGGATGTGGCTGCCAGAGGTATCGATATCCGTGGAGTCCCTTATG TTATCAATGTAACTCTTCCAGATGAGAAGCAGAACTATGTCCACCGCATTGGGAGAGTGGGCAGAGCTGAGAG AATGGGTTTAGCTGTTTCTCTGGTTGCATCAGAAAAAGAAAAG GTTTGGTATCATGTTTGCAGCAGTCGTGGAAAAGGATGTTACAACACCCGGCTAAAGGAAGAAGGCGGCTGCACCATCTGGTACAATGAGATGCAG CTGTTGTCAGAAATTGAGGAGCATTTGACCTGCACTATATCCCAAGTGGAGTGCGATATGAAGGTGCCCCTGGATGAGTTTGATGGAAAGGTGACCTATGGGCAAAGGAGGGCTACTGGGG GCGGCTCCTATAAAGGACATGTGGACATCTTAGCACCAACGGTGCAGGAATTGgcttctctggagaaagaggcGCAGACGTCTTTCTTGCACATGGGCTATCTACAGAACCAGCTCTTCAGAACCTTCTGA